A part of Miscanthus floridulus cultivar M001 chromosome 6, ASM1932011v1, whole genome shotgun sequence genomic DNA contains:
- the LOC136459039 gene encoding protein BIIDXI-like, producing the protein MEPDSARKRLALLTLLLLAAPARPASAAPVEDGLLSNGDFETAPAGGFVKSASVAEGASSIPGWTINGTVELISAGQHQGGMILIVPQGDHAVRLGNDASVGQVVDVEKGSEYAITFSAARTCAQLEALNVSVLGGVSQTVDLQTLYNIEGWDAYALAFQATEEQAHLQFMNPGMEDDPTCGPILDNVAVKKLFTPDKPKDNVVLNGDFEEGPWMFPNTSFGVLLPTNLDEQTSAIPGWMIESNRAVRYIDSDEYKVPQGKRAIELLSGKEGIISQMVETTPQKVYSLTFTLGTAGDSCQPPMSVMAFGGDQAQNFHYSPMGNATSQAANVTFTARAERTRVAFYSVYYNTRSDDHSSLCGPVIDDVRVWGLNAAAGLKASIGLVIGIVGVVAMVLF; encoded by the exons GCCTGCTCAGCAATGGTGACTTTGAGACAGCACCAGCCGGTGGTTTTGTAAAATCTGCATCTGTTGCTGAGGGTGCATCGTCAATCCCTGGTTGGACGATTAATGGCACAGTTGAACTCATTTCAGCAGGCCAGCACCAGGGTGGCATGATCCTCATTGTTCCACAAG GGGACCATGCTGTAAGGCTAGGGAATGATGCTAGCGTTGGGCAGGTGGTGGATGTTGAGAAGGGCTCGGAGTATGCTATCACATTCAGCGCTGCCCGGACATGTGCACAACTGGAGGCACTGAATGTTTCCGTGCTAGGTGGTGTATCACAGACAGTAGACTTGCAGACATTGTACAACATAGAAGGCTGGGATGCGTACGCGTTGGCTTTTCAGGCAACGGAAGAGCAGGCACATCTTCAATTCATGAACCCTGGCATGGAGGATGATCCGACTTGTGGTCCTATCCTAGACAACGTTGCCGTCAAGAAGCTCTTCACTCCAGACAAACCAAAGG ATAACGTGGTGCTGAATGGAGACTTTGAGGAGGGTCCATGGATGTTCCCGAACACGAGCTTTGGCGTGCTGCTCCCAACTAACCTTGACGAGcagacatctgccatacctggtTGGATGATCGAGTCAAACCGCGCCGTCCGCTACATAGACTCTGATGAGTACAAGGTTCCCCAGGGGAAGCGTGCCATTGAGCTTCTGTCAGGCAAGGAGGGTATCATCTcccagatggttgagacgaccCCTCAGAAGGTTTACAGCCTGACGTTCACACTGGGCACGGCGGGGGACTCGTGCCAACCACCAATGTCTGTCATGGCGTTCGGGGGGGATCAGGCCCAGAATTTCCACTACTCCCCAATGGGCAACGCCACCAGCCAGGCTGCGAATGTGACGTTCACTGCACGTGCTGAGAGAACACGTGTGGCATTCTACAGCGTGTACTACAACACGAGGAGTGACGACCACAGCTCGCTGTGTGGGCCGGTGATCGACGACGTCCGGGTATGGGGTTTGAACGCAGCGGCTGGGTTGAAGGCAAGTATTGGACTGGTTATTGGCATTGTTGGTGTCGTTGCCATGGTGCTGTTCTGA